CACATTTCGCACACCCACAGACCTCGTGGTGGCACCTGGTGCCAACCAGCCCCAACGATGGCAGAGACCTGCACGGGACGTGCTTCAGCCTCTGCTCGCAGAAATACCTAGCAAAGGATGGTCTGTAGGACCAGGCAGTCCCTTACACGTCCCCAGCAGCCTCTGGCATGTAAAGTTCAACTAGGGCCACCTTGTTAAAcgtttttcccttcttttaagGGATTTCCCTCCCCCCTGCCAAGCCACGGAGGGCTGACTTTGCTTCAcatatggaaattaaaatatagtaTCTCGACGTAATGAGTTTTATAGATTTTTCAGGCTGGTCACCTTTCCACGAGACATTAAAAATCGTGTTtgtgtgcatttatttaaacCCATCATGGCTCTCTGTGCAGCAGGTAGTGAAAGCCGATGCTGGATTGGATTTGTGCTAGCACAAGATTGAAAACCCGTCGGTGCTGCTCGTGTTGAAATCCACACCCTTGAGCTGTGATTCAGCAAATTCCCAGAGCAACCCCGTGCTTGAAACCCGGTTTCCTCCTGTCTGTCCGGGGGTGGATTTCCCCTCAAGAAGCCAATGAACAAAAGCTCGTTTATTTCTGTCCACGATGAGGAGGAAACGTGTCCCGCCGCCTCCCCACCTCTTCCTGCAACATGCTGCCTCCCCGTTGCGCCAGTTGCTGAAGGCTGCGAGTGGCgatggaggctgggggcagcagagctggaaggcaAAAGTCGCCGTTTCGGACCGCgctccctggctctgctccaCAGCTCCAAAATAAGAGCTCTGCCTCGTCCTAGctgtgaagagaagaaaagcaagctgCCTGATCCTTTGTTCAGCAAACGTAAGCAAAGCAGAACCGAGTGCTCTGTTATTAACTGATATTATCCaggaaatacacttttttttgtctacttcccttttttaattttttttcccccactgtttGAGGCAGGATCTCGATGGGGAAGCTGATCTCCAAAGGCTGGCGCAGAAGAGAAGCACGAGTGGTCATGCTGGGGCTCGACCTCGCCGGCAAATCCACCCTCCTCTACAGGCTGAAGAGCAGCCGGGCTATGGAGACGTGCCCCACGGTGGGCTTCAACGTGGAGTCCCTGCGGACGCCCTGCGGCATGCCCTTCACCCTCTGGGACGTCGGGGGACAAAGCAGCCTCCGGGCCAGCTGGCCCCACTACCTGGAGGACACCAACATCCTCATCTTCGTGCTGGACAGCACGGACATGGCCCGGCTGCCCGAAGCTTTGGAGGCTCTGGAGGAAGCCCTGGGCCACCCCAGCCTGGCTGGCGTCCCCGTCCTCCTCCTGGCCAACAAGCAGGAGGTGCCCGGGGCGATGGCTCCTGCCGAGCTGGGGCAGCGGCTGCAGCGGGGGCTGCTGATggggcacccgtgggtgctgcggggctgcaGCGCCCTCACCGGACAGGGCTTGCAGGAGGCTCTGGGGGTCCTGGGTGAGCTGCTgaggggcgcggggctgcgctcCCCGTCCCCAGAACAGCCTGTCATCGTGCCGGCAGAGAGGAGGCAAGCCCTCGGGTGAGCCTCAGGTGgagccagcacagagctgaagCTCGGGTGGACCCTGCGTGGGGTTTGCCAGCAGCATGCCAGGCTCTGGGCACCCCCTGAAAGAAGCAGACCTGCAGCTGGCACACATCGCGCTGAGAAACACCCAGCTGCTCACCAGCGGGAGCATTTTTGGATCCGTCTCTCGTACACTCACCACCAACCACCTCTTGCACCAGGCTCTACTCATCGACTGCGTGGCGTCCAGTGCGTCAGCTGGGATGCATTTTTGGCAGAGAAGCCCATGAgggatttttatctttctcccaGCCCCGATGCAGCTATCCTGATGGAGCAGGACTTCCACCAGCCAACAGCTAATCGGCTTCCGTGCGGCACCCATGGGAATAACCTTCAAACCGTGGAAGCGAGTCAGGATTAGACGGTGTGACGCTGTTTCAGGATGTGTACTTACTAattccttgtctttctttcccattccttatttttattgaataccattttcaggaaaatggtACCTAACTTCCCTCGCATTATCTTTAAATTTATGGAAGTCAAATCCAAGTTCTAGGTGCTTGGAAACACGCCCGCATGGCAAGCCAACCTCTGAATACCCTCATGGTGGTCAAGGGGAAGCCCCCCCTCTCAGATGTTTTGAAACTAGGTGAAACTTCTCTGCAGGAGGTGGCCCAGTGTGGGCGGGCTGACTGCCAAAGGGCTCTCCATGCTCACCGTGTTCTGGGCAGCCAAAATacccagccctggcagctcaCTGTGGGGCCAGGGTCCCAGTGATGTCTCCATTGGATCCCACTGAGCCTACTGGAGAAAGGACCTATGAAATGTGTGCCTTGGGGGACCCCGCACCCAGAATTCTCTTAATCAAGGTTAAAGTTAAGAAGCTTAGTGGTAGACCCTACTCTACtatgaaatgaatgaaagtgGTGGGGCAAGGAGAGCGAGAGAGGATACCATATTTTTAGGCAGCAGCAGTCAGCTGCTTTCAGGAAGGAACTTATTCAGCCCAGAATCACCgaagaaaaatgcacaaagaagCGTTCTGCTGTTCATACCAGTGCGTTTCATGGCTCTTAAGGGATTAACCATCCAGCTGCTTCTGGTGCTGTGATTAGCCTCACTTCGtaggaggcagcagctggaacaCAGGGCTTATCTAAACTCGTGAAGGAGCAGAACACAGCAAACCACTTATAGGAAGGTCTTAATAAAAGATGTCCTTCCAAGTGAAAAAGTCACAATTTGTAGCTGTGttaatatatacaatataataACTATTATATGCGATAAAAGAGTGTTCCAGTGTTGGTCTGGCCTGAGTGATCATGCTTATGAGTACCCATAAGTTGCACTGAACTGTAAATGACCTCTATAGCAAACCTGTGTGCATGACAAGGAGAATAAATTCATGTCTTTAAATACTTTTGTATTTGTGGCTAACATAAGCAGACTGATCTGCCTTTGGCTTGGAGGTGGCCACCGCTGACTTCTAACACGCGTTTCCCAAGCACGTGTTGTGTTCTTGACTGTCAGAACCAGATCAAGAGGTTTTTGTAAGGCAAAAACATGCACTTGTATTGAGATAGAGACGAACGAACCCAGGTTATCCGTGCAACCCAATCGTCAGTGAATGGAGAGGACGAATCTTCCCAGGGGCCCGTTCAGCCACGTGGAGCAGCAGGCCTGGAGGTGCAACACAAAAATTGAATTGCTGTGCCAAAAGTTACTCCTCATTCAATTTGCTGGTGTTTTGGTCACGCATCTCACATGATACCAAACAGAGTATTGATCATTAGGGTCTGGGATCTGCAATATATTAAACTCAGCACAGGTTGAAGAGTTGTCGTGCTGCTGCTTTACTCTTCGCTGGCTCTTGGTGTGTGCATTTGACTCTCCAAAATTGTCTGCTGGTGAATaaaaaaaggcactgaagcCTTCCTATTCCCCCAGGACTGTTTTTTTGGCCCTTTCAAGACACAAAATAGGCTGTTCTGGCAGCAAATAGAGTTAACCACGAGCCTTTGGTAGAGATTAGCAATTAAACATCAAACTAGCAAAGTGGGAAGTGGTGAAGAAGGGGTTCTCGTGGCAGGGCCTGAAGCAGAAGAGGCAACATCCCGGTTACTGACAGCGTCCTCACATCCCTTGAAGGAGGAGTTTGGCACAATACTCCATCTCGTGGGGCAACATGTGACTTACTGCCCTTGCTTTCTGGAACTAGGCGTTGCTCGACTCTCAATCACATAACCCCGCTCACTCACACCCTTGCTAGAGACTGATGAAATGATGCTGGGCCATACTGttcaaaacagcagcacagagttCACTTCTAATTATCTTCTCTTCTACCCACTCTTGCCCTGTCCTAATCCAATGCTTGCACAATGGCgagcattaaatatttctaatctGGTGGCTAAAAACCTATGGCCAGAAGAAGTGGCCAAGTAGTAGGATAGCAAGGGTTGGGAGGGACATCCACCCAAAACATGGCTTAAGGAAGGGTCAGCTCCAAAGCTGGATGTGGCTCTGAAGTTAAATCAGGTTGCTGAAGGCATGGTGAAGtgcttttgagtatctccaaggatggaggtTCAACAGACCAACACCTTCAGAGACCTTGTACATACTGAAGTTTACAGCAACTTCAGTTAACCAAAATTCATAATCGTGCATTCATTTTCCCAATCGCTGCTCCACTGAGAAGAACCATACTGGCAAGTGTGGTGGTCAATGGCTGGTGGCCAATGGCTCCGTGTCTGGGTGAGGGCTGgtgacgagtggtgtccctcaggggtctgtcctgggaccggtgctgtttaatatctttagcagtgacatagacagtgggatcgagtgtgccctcagcaagtctgtctgcagatgacaccaagctgagtggtgcagtcatACCCCAGAAGGAAGCGATGCCATcaagagggacctgggcaggctggagaagtgggcccacgtgaacccagtgaggttcaacaaggccaagtgcaaggtgctgcacctgggttggggcaatcccagccatgagcacagactgggaaaagaactcactgagagcagccctgaggagaaggacttggggttctggtggacaaaaagctggACAGGAGCCAtcagtgtgtgcctgcagcccagcaggcccATTTCACCGCAGTCTTGGTGAACATCCTGAGatcagacagaaaacaggagattttgtggtggcagggagagggctggggtCACTGCCAAGGGACAACTTAAAGAGGGAGCAGGTAGCCCTGGGGCATGTGCGGAGGAGCTGGAAGAAGGGAGCACAAAGGCAACAGCCCTGGGGATCGCCTTGGGGAGGCAAGGTCaataagaatgaaaacagcTAAGGATcgctgttttgtttgtttgtttgtttgtttgtttttctttcccagatacacacagaagaaaagaagtgtggtttttttggaaacgaaaaaaaaaagttagaaaacgGGTTGTATAATTCAGTGAAATGGCATTGTTATCGCTTCAATACACCTAGCAGTTGTATATGAATTTCCTCCTCTTAAATAAACCCTGAAATACTACCTATAAAGATTCACTGCATGTAACTCACTGAGACAAACAGGGAGCGAAACCACATGTGCCACCACCTCTTAAAAATGCTAACACCATTGCCAAGTGGTATTGAAAACCAGCCATGCAATTGCAATCACAACAAATGACAAACTACGGTTAAAAACACTTTGGCATTTACAAGGGTTAATTAATTGGCTCTCCTCTAATCTTCTTTCTGATGCTTGATCATGGCATTTAAACCATGATCGACCTCTTGTCTGATAATT
This is a stretch of genomic DNA from Cygnus atratus isolate AKBS03 ecotype Queensland, Australia chromosome 1, CAtr_DNAZoo_HiC_assembly, whole genome shotgun sequence. It encodes these proteins:
- the ARL11 gene encoding ADP-ribosylation factor-like protein 11, whose protein sequence is MGKLISKGWRRREARVVMLGLDLAGKSTLLYRLKSSRAMETCPTVGFNVESLRTPCGMPFTLWDVGGQSSLRASWPHYLEDTNILIFVLDSTDMARLPEALEALEEALGHPSLAGVPVLLLANKQEVPGAMAPAELGQRLQRGLLMGHPWVLRGCSALTGQGLQEALGVLGELLRGAGLRSPSPEQPVIVPAERRQALG